A genomic window from Paenibacillus sp. FSL K6-0276 includes:
- a CDS encoding cysteine desulfurase family protein — MLYWDYAAATPPYEDVVKTMEQIMKLHYANPSSLHRAGSEAAKLIKRSREVCAAALSVQPQEILFTSGATESNNLAIKGAALQYQSRGRHLITTELEHPSVYESCLQLQRMGWEITFVAPDSTGIIDPERVAAAVRRDTVLVSVMHVNNEIGTVQQLMEIGSLIKSVNPRTLFHVDGVQGYGKLAVDLKGWKVDLYSLSPHKIRGPRGAGLLYIKEGIRLFPLLTGGSHEEGQRAGTENVPAIVASSKAVRMSGEQRETFYTRVLPLRDRLLRFLHSVPEFVINSRENGAPHIVHFSYPGMKGEVFARKLEELGMAVSTRSACSSRLAEPSRVLLSMGKDVSVASGGIRISFGDSHTEEDVAALEKALITAVRALKIAEGGMK, encoded by the coding sequence ATGCTTTACTGGGATTATGCCGCCGCTACACCACCCTATGAAGATGTGGTGAAGACGATGGAACAAATTATGAAGCTGCACTATGCTAATCCGTCCTCCTTGCACCGTGCCGGTAGTGAAGCGGCTAAGCTGATCAAGCGCTCACGAGAAGTATGTGCAGCCGCGTTATCTGTACAACCACAGGAGATACTATTTACCTCTGGGGCTACGGAGAGCAACAATTTAGCAATTAAAGGCGCTGCTCTGCAGTATCAGTCCAGAGGACGTCATCTGATAACTACGGAATTAGAGCATCCCTCTGTATATGAAAGTTGTCTGCAATTGCAGCGAATGGGCTGGGAGATTACTTTTGTAGCACCGGACAGTACTGGTATCATTGATCCTGAGCGAGTAGCTGCTGCAGTACGGCGTGATACAGTTCTCGTAAGCGTGATGCATGTAAATAATGAGATCGGAACAGTGCAGCAGTTGATGGAGATTGGCAGTCTGATTAAATCTGTAAATCCGCGAACCTTATTTCATGTAGATGGTGTTCAAGGATATGGTAAGCTCGCTGTTGATCTAAAAGGATGGAAAGTCGATCTCTACAGCTTGTCTCCTCACAAAATTCGAGGCCCACGCGGTGCGGGGCTTCTCTATATTAAAGAAGGAATCCGACTGTTCCCACTGCTTACAGGTGGTTCTCATGAAGAGGGCCAACGTGCTGGAACCGAGAATGTACCTGCGATTGTCGCATCTTCCAAAGCTGTGCGGATGAGTGGTGAGCAGCGAGAAACCTTCTATACCCGAGTGCTTCCACTTCGAGATCGATTGTTACGCTTCTTGCACAGTGTTCCTGAATTTGTTATAAACAGCAGAGAGAATGGAGCCCCTCATATTGTGCATTTCTCATACCCTGGCATGAAAGGGGAAGTGTTCGCCCGTAAGCTGGAGGAACTAGGGATGGCTGTTTCTACTCGATCGGCTTGCTCCTCCCGGCTGGCCGAACCTAGTCGTGTTCTATTGTCTATGGGTAAAGATGTTTCTGTAGCTTCAGGAGGCATCCGCATCAGTTTCGGTGATAGTCACACTGAAGAAGATGTCGCGGCGCTTGAGAAAGCACTAATTACTGCGGTACGAGCTTTAAAGATTGCTGAAGGAGGTATGAAGTAA
- a CDS encoding lytic transglycosylase domain-containing protein, giving the protein MEINPAVTNGLGQLKWISLKSATDKSSSANETERSGASASQFATMLQSLSSNSSNSGDTSFLTSLPDASSVSSLLWQQIGGTAESNDSVISGEITGTKSTSTSYDDLIQMASVKYGVPVDLIKAVIDTESSFNPNVVSSAGAKGLMQLMDGTARGLGVSNSFDPAQNIDGGVRYLSYQLKRFDGQEKMALAAYNAGPGRVNKLGVSNDQELLEKLTLLPKETQSYLSKIERARAQYAV; this is encoded by the coding sequence ATGGAGATCAATCCCGCTGTAACCAACGGGTTAGGGCAGCTTAAATGGATAAGCTTAAAGAGTGCAACCGACAAGAGCAGTTCAGCGAATGAAACTGAAAGATCGGGAGCGTCAGCCTCTCAATTTGCAACAATGCTCCAATCCCTGTCTTCTAACTCCTCTAATAGCGGGGATACAAGCTTCTTGACTTCTCTTCCGGATGCTTCATCTGTTAGTAGCCTGTTATGGCAACAGATAGGCGGGACTGCTGAAAGCAATGATAGTGTAATTTCCGGGGAAATAACGGGTACTAAATCAACATCAACAAGCTATGATGATTTGATTCAAATGGCGAGTGTTAAATACGGAGTGCCGGTCGATTTGATAAAAGCTGTAATTGATACAGAATCTTCGTTTAATCCGAATGTTGTCTCATCGGCAGGCGCTAAAGGATTAATGCAGCTAATGGATGGAACAGCACGCGGTTTAGGGGTTTCAAACTCGTTCGACCCGGCCCAAAATATTGATGGTGGCGTACGTTACTTGTCTTATCAATTGAAGCGCTTTGATGGACAGGAAAAAATGGCATTAGCGGCTTACAACGCAGGACCAGGACGGGTAAATAAACTTGGGGTAAGTAATGACCAAGAATTATTGGAAAAACTTACTCTGCTACCAAAAGAGACGCAGTCCTATCTCTCTAAAATAGAACGCGCTCGCGCTCAATACGCTGTATAA
- a CDS encoding DUF1540 domain-containing protein, whose amino-acid sequence MTKTDPFLLGHYEALLRYINWKSPCRIGGESSGHNEAEVIIMSSVKPLVKCSVSNCHYWGEHNLCRAEEIIIEIDKHAGSGFKEEYAEEMTNQDHHDHVATSSATCCLTFKPNS is encoded by the coding sequence ATGACGAAGACTGATCCTTTTTTGCTTGGGCATTATGAGGCCCTGCTCCGTTACATCAACTGGAAATCGCCCTGTCGAATAGGGGGGGAATCGAGCGGACATAATGAAGCCGAGGTGATAATTATGTCGAGTGTAAAGCCATTAGTTAAATGTAGTGTGAGCAATTGTCATTATTGGGGCGAGCATAATTTATGCCGAGCTGAAGAAATTATTATTGAGATCGACAAGCATGCGGGTAGCGGATTTAAAGAAGAATATGCTGAAGAAATGACGAATCAGGATCACCACGATCATGTCGCAACATCGTCTGCAACATGCTGTTTAACATTTAAGCCGAACTCCTAG
- a CDS encoding YpuI family protein yields MSAANVQKLCESTRDKLKVVIDKMEIFLNKHALPQLVTEEDEETVQFYQGFLSDVRHLLVFSEMSYEKLGVALRRATFDESFAQKALYNVYHYGVNNFFYPKNESYSEDGRYAYTGQDAIRFRKKPVRPARDIILEITKTYEELRDDLTYYENDYLTEKRMQNQV; encoded by the coding sequence ATGTCAGCAGCCAATGTACAGAAATTATGTGAATCGACGAGAGACAAACTTAAAGTTGTAATCGACAAGATGGAAATTTTTCTTAACAAGCACGCATTGCCTCAGCTTGTAACTGAAGAGGATGAAGAAACTGTACAATTTTATCAAGGTTTCCTGTCCGATGTTCGTCATCTGTTAGTGTTCTCGGAAATGTCTTATGAGAAGCTGGGAGTTGCGCTGCGTCGTGCAACATTCGATGAATCTTTTGCGCAGAAAGCGCTTTATAACGTATATCACTATGGCGTGAATAACTTCTTCTATCCAAAGAATGAAAGCTATTCTGAAGATGGACGTTATGCTTATACTGGACAGGATGCTATCCGTTTCCGTAAAAAGCCAGTTCGTCCGGCGCGTGACATCATTCTAGAAATTACCAAGACCTATGAAGAGCTACGCGATGATCTTACTTATTATGAGAACGATTATTTGACTGAGAAACGTATGCAAAATCAGGTCTAA
- a CDS encoding S8 family peptidase → MSRKNLTVAGLVTAAFTVVLLTFALRPTANETTREVANVAVPNPVPTSALHSAPNPSQEKSLKKSSLTQDVDATDHLNKVDVNRHLAKLLAETDGIDSLHDKSVYAKRLQQDHGFITMLMWIDFRKHKTDTLKSSSFPQGTEQENKQLLKYLKTAKSALHGHQSYESPTFTIGKEKYYFIAQRNKEKNIGIIALINQKVLGRVADHQLKNLRLIPYPKEGNYRVESVHTDNLKDITVKTGHDNENASHFYENEIVVRFQGNAPTPGQLQTITADINGKKPRKLGYSYIFRSEKMNYYQLKSYFTNKWHPAYTEPHYMYLTNDAITKNAEGTVTPNDMLFSTYQWNLPAIETELGWNLSKGSKEVIVAVVDTGVQINHPDLKGKLLTGYNAITNGSTPEDDVGHGTHVSGIIGALVNNGEGVAGISWYNKILPVKALDNSGAGTTYSVAEGIIWAADNGAKVINLSLGNYADSQFLHDAIKYAYDRDIVLVSAAGNDNTERPGFPAAYPEVIAVAATNASGEKASFSNYGDYIDVAAPGESIASTYPDSQYAALSGTSMASPHVAALAGLVRSLNPNLTNTEVMEIMTKNAVDLGTPGHDKYFGWGQVDIYKTLQAASGNQVPLQLWPQHVQQQLNQLKQRLSNTP, encoded by the coding sequence ATGTCACGAAAAAATCTAACGGTAGCAGGTCTGGTAACAGCTGCATTCACGGTTGTATTACTTACCTTTGCGCTGCGTCCTACCGCTAATGAGACGACCAGAGAAGTCGCTAATGTCGCTGTACCAAATCCTGTTCCAACTTCAGCTCTACATTCAGCTCCAAATCCCTCACAGGAAAAATCATTGAAGAAAAGCTCCTTAACTCAAGATGTCGATGCGACGGATCACCTGAATAAAGTTGATGTTAACAGACATTTAGCTAAACTACTCGCTGAAACGGATGGCATCGATTCGCTTCATGATAAATCAGTGTATGCAAAACGTTTGCAGCAGGACCACGGGTTTATCACCATGCTCATGTGGATCGATTTTCGCAAGCATAAAACGGACACCTTAAAGTCCTCTTCATTTCCTCAAGGGACCGAACAGGAGAATAAACAGCTGCTGAAATATCTTAAGACGGCGAAATCAGCGCTCCATGGTCATCAATCCTATGAATCTCCGACGTTTACAATCGGTAAAGAGAAATATTACTTTATCGCTCAGCGGAACAAAGAAAAAAATATAGGCATCATCGCTCTTATTAACCAAAAGGTGCTTGGGCGTGTGGCAGACCATCAGCTGAAGAACCTGCGTCTCATTCCTTATCCAAAGGAAGGCAATTACCGTGTAGAATCCGTCCATACCGACAACTTAAAGGATATCACCGTCAAGACAGGTCATGATAACGAAAACGCCAGCCATTTTTATGAGAATGAAATTGTAGTTCGCTTCCAAGGTAACGCCCCTACTCCGGGGCAGCTTCAAACAATAACCGCCGACATCAACGGCAAGAAGCCACGTAAGCTTGGATATTCTTATATCTTCCGATCTGAGAAGATGAATTATTATCAGCTAAAATCCTATTTCACGAACAAATGGCATCCCGCTTATACTGAGCCTCACTATATGTATTTAACCAATGATGCCATAACTAAAAACGCAGAGGGAACCGTTACTCCAAATGACATGTTATTCTCCACTTATCAATGGAATCTGCCGGCGATAGAAACTGAGCTGGGCTGGAATCTCTCCAAGGGAAGTAAAGAAGTGATCGTGGCCGTGGTCGATACCGGAGTCCAGATCAATCATCCGGATCTAAAGGGGAAGCTGTTGACCGGATATAACGCGATTACCAATGGCTCCACACCAGAAGATGATGTAGGACATGGCACACATGTATCTGGAATTATTGGCGCACTGGTCAATAACGGAGAGGGAGTAGCAGGAATAAGCTGGTACAACAAGATACTTCCGGTAAAAGCGCTCGATAATTCAGGAGCAGGAACCACGTATTCCGTAGCAGAAGGAATTATTTGGGCAGCTGATAACGGTGCGAAAGTCATAAACTTAAGTCTAGGTAACTATGCAGATTCCCAGTTTCTTCATGACGCGATCAAATATGCCTATGACCGAGATATCGTACTCGTATCTGCTGCGGGCAATGATAATACAGAACGACCAGGATTCCCTGCTGCTTATCCCGAAGTGATTGCAGTAGCTGCAACGAATGCTTCAGGGGAAAAAGCTTCCTTCTCCAACTACGGCGATTATATTGATGTCGCTGCACCGGGAGAAAGCATAGCAAGTACGTACCCTGATAGCCAGTATGCCGCTTTATCCGGTACATCGATGGCCAGTCCTCATGTCGCTGCGCTGGCTGGTCTGGTGCGTTCACTGAATCCGAATCTAACGAATACGGAAGTTATGGAGATTATGACCAAAAATGCAGTTGATTTAGGCACTCCGGGTCATGACAAATATTTTGGCTGGGGTCAGGTCGATATCTATAAAACATTGCAAGCGGCAAGCGGCAATCAAGTTCCGCTACAGCTATGGCCACAGCATGTGCAACAGCAGCTAAATCAATTAAAACAAAGATTAAGTAACACCCCTTAA
- a CDS encoding PLP-dependent aminotransferase family protein, translated as MHIDLIRSSRKSLPHQISETLSQRISSGLLQQGVRLPSVRSLATTLRVSQVTVSKAYDVLEKRGLIYCRQGKGCFVADPEQTRRQEDDRWQDLYDDYLPRAQLWRNFDYSEVKYPFHIAAIHSELLPLKNIGDSYASLVTQQPEIMATYGNFQGDLELRGIMRDHLKTRGITLNSSELMITSGTQQGIDLVARTFVGPGDTVYLEAPSYTGAIDVFAGRGAEMIFVPTDSEGMRVDILTRMCDQRPPKLIYTIPTFQNPSGVTMSMARRQRLLELARSYRCLIVEDDPFSDLYFHAPPPGAIKSLDSEGHVVYMKSFSKVIAPGCRIACVAAGGNILSRLIAAKSASDLGSPLLTQRAVLPFIAGKYESYAAQLRITLRGRMEKAARLLKLYAPPGVNYVLPEGGLNLWLELPASPDIARLHELAEQESISFLPGDVCYSAETPSRHIRLCYSQMNETDMEEGLRLFLRLLGRFLQVSG; from the coding sequence ATGCATATCGATTTGATTCGCAGCAGCCGTAAATCTCTGCCACATCAAATTAGTGAAACCCTGAGTCAGCGGATCTCATCAGGATTGCTCCAGCAAGGTGTTCGGCTGCCCTCCGTAAGAAGTTTGGCTACAACATTGAGAGTAAGTCAGGTTACAGTAAGCAAGGCGTACGATGTGCTTGAGAAGCGAGGGCTTATTTACTGCAGACAAGGTAAAGGCTGCTTTGTAGCCGATCCTGAGCAAACTAGACGTCAGGAGGATGACCGTTGGCAAGATTTATATGATGATTATTTGCCGCGAGCTCAGCTTTGGCGCAATTTTGATTACTCTGAAGTGAAGTATCCCTTTCATATAGCTGCAATTCACAGTGAGTTACTGCCTCTAAAAAATATCGGTGACTCCTACGCATCATTAGTCACTCAGCAGCCGGAGATTATGGCAACCTATGGCAACTTTCAGGGTGATCTGGAGCTGCGAGGAATCATGAGAGATCATTTGAAGACACGTGGAATTACACTCAATTCCTCCGAATTGATGATCACAAGCGGAACTCAGCAAGGCATTGATCTGGTGGCCCGTACATTTGTCGGTCCCGGAGACACGGTGTATCTTGAGGCTCCTAGTTATACTGGGGCTATTGATGTTTTTGCAGGACGAGGTGCAGAGATGATCTTTGTGCCTACGGACAGTGAAGGGATGCGGGTGGACATTCTTACAAGAATGTGTGATCAAAGACCGCCTAAACTAATTTATACAATCCCTACTTTTCAGAACCCGAGCGGAGTAACCATGAGCATGGCAAGAAGACAACGGCTGCTGGAATTAGCTCGCAGTTACCGGTGTCTTATCGTAGAGGATGATCCATTCAGTGATTTATATTTCCATGCGCCTCCGCCTGGGGCGATTAAATCGTTGGATTCAGAAGGGCATGTAGTTTATATGAAGAGCTTCAGTAAAGTTATAGCACCCGGATGCAGAATTGCCTGTGTAGCCGCTGGGGGGAATATTCTGTCTCGACTTATTGCCGCCAAGTCCGCTAGTGATCTAGGGAGTCCGCTACTCACGCAGCGGGCGGTACTACCGTTCATAGCGGGCAAGTATGAATCCTATGCTGCTCAGTTACGAATTACACTGCGTGGACGTATGGAAAAGGCGGCGAGGCTTCTTAAGCTCTACGCACCGCCTGGGGTGAACTATGTTCTTCCTGAGGGAGGACTTAATCTCTGGCTGGAGTTGCCAGCTTCTCCTGATATCGCAAGACTACATGAGCTGGCCGAACAGGAGAGCATTTCTTTTTTGCCCGGTGATGTCTGTTACTCCGCGGAAACCCCTTCCCGGCATATCCGTTTATGTTATTCGCAAATGAATGAAACAGATATGGAGGAAGGTTTACGATTATTTCTCCGCTTGCTTGGCCGATTTTTGCAAGTGAGTGGTTAA
- a CDS encoding PLP-dependent aminotransferase family protein, whose amino-acid sequence MDIKYSTAANHLGSSAVREILKVTQGNDIISLAGGLPGEDLFPLEAMRDAYNRVLSSDTSALQYGLTEGFTPLRDKIAERLTRQGIPVTASEMILTTGSQQSIDLLCKILLDPGDAVLVEAPTYLAALQVLGSYRADIHTIQNDEHGILPDHLEDQIRKLRPKLLYAVPTFNNPSGATWSKERREKVVGICRRYNVLILEDNPYGEITFEENKDLYPPSLASIDRSYGGDYCVAYTGTFSKIVAPALRTGWIIGDSNLIKTIAKAKQAADLHSSTIDQRALDELLLHFDIEQHIRVISREYYSRMKLLSAELRSQNWEEAHFQEPRGGMFLWLTLSQEINTKELLPIAVENGVAFVPGEVFYSAQPLKNKMRLNFTHTPPELVPAAVQRLAKALVQW is encoded by the coding sequence ATGGATATCAAATACTCAACAGCAGCCAATCATCTAGGATCATCAGCAGTTCGCGAGATTCTAAAAGTTACACAGGGCAATGACATCATTTCACTTGCGGGCGGGCTGCCTGGGGAGGATTTGTTTCCCTTAGAGGCAATGCGGGACGCTTATAACCGCGTGCTCTCCAGCGATACCTCAGCGCTACAATACGGACTAACCGAGGGCTTCACTCCACTTCGTGACAAAATCGCTGAAAGACTTACTCGACAAGGCATCCCTGTTACAGCTTCTGAGATGATTCTAACCACAGGCTCCCAGCAATCTATTGATCTGTTATGTAAAATACTACTTGATCCCGGTGATGCTGTCCTTGTTGAAGCCCCTACTTATCTAGCTGCCTTACAGGTACTCGGCTCTTACCGAGCTGATATTCATACAATACAAAACGACGAGCACGGCATTCTGCCAGATCACCTGGAAGATCAAATTCGGAAACTCCGGCCCAAACTCCTATATGCAGTTCCAACCTTCAACAATCCTTCAGGAGCAACTTGGAGTAAGGAACGCCGTGAGAAAGTAGTTGGAATTTGCCGTCGTTACAATGTTCTTATCTTAGAAGACAATCCCTACGGAGAAATAACCTTTGAGGAAAATAAAGATCTTTATCCACCCTCACTAGCGTCCATCGACAGAAGCTATGGAGGAGATTACTGTGTCGCCTACACCGGAACCTTCTCCAAAATCGTAGCCCCTGCCCTGCGTACCGGCTGGATTATCGGAGATTCTAATCTAATCAAGACCATCGCCAAAGCAAAACAAGCAGCTGATCTGCATTCTAGCACCATTGACCAGCGCGCTCTAGATGAACTGCTGCTGCATTTCGATATTGAGCAGCATATCCGTGTCATCTCACGAGAATATTATTCTCGAATGAAACTCCTATCCGCAGAGCTCAGATCACAGAACTGGGAAGAGGCTCATTTTCAGGAGCCACGAGGCGGCATGTTCCTATGGCTTACCCTTTCCCAAGAGATCAACACAAAAGAGTTACTTCCAATAGCAGTAGAGAATGGTGTTGCTTTCGTTCCAGGAGAGGTGTTCTATTCAGCGCAGCCTCTCAAGAACAAAATGCGTTTGAATTTCACACATACACCACCCGAGCTTGTTCCTGCTGCTGTTCAGCGTCTGGCGAAAGCGTTGGTTCAGTGGTAG
- a CDS encoding Nif3-like dinuclear metal center hexameric protein, which yields MFAKGQTVIQYMEQLAPKHLAEDWDKIGLQLGTLQKEITNVLVALDVNDEVVEEAISLGCNLIIAHHAIIFRPLQGIQTDTPMGRMYEKLIKNDIAVYISHTNLDVTEGGMNDWMAEALGIENGVPIKDIHSEQLSKLVVFVPKDHHQKVLDAILNAGAGAIGNYSHCSFNIEGYGTFIPGEGTDPYIGEKGKMERAEEIRIETIVPHTIRNKVVQAMLKAHPYEEVAYDLYSMDLKGRSLGLGRVGKLKEPTTLGQFIETVKKGLKVDHVRVVGDLDRPIRKAAVLGGSGGKYYNSAIFRGADVLVTGDLDYHTAQDAVLAGITLIDPGHNAEKIMKEKVAEWMTSKLVEHKYATAVHVSKVNTEPFKFL from the coding sequence ATGTTTGCCAAAGGACAAACAGTAATTCAATATATGGAGCAACTGGCTCCGAAGCATTTAGCCGAAGATTGGGACAAAATCGGACTGCAACTAGGTACGCTGCAGAAAGAAATAACCAATGTATTGGTTGCACTGGATGTTAATGATGAAGTAGTAGAAGAGGCGATTAGTCTCGGCTGTAACCTAATCATTGCCCACCATGCGATTATTTTCCGTCCACTGCAAGGGATTCAGACCGACACACCGATGGGTAGAATGTATGAAAAGCTGATCAAAAATGACATAGCGGTTTACATCAGCCATACCAATCTGGACGTGACAGAAGGTGGAATGAACGATTGGATGGCGGAAGCTCTTGGCATAGAGAATGGAGTACCCATCAAAGACATTCATTCCGAGCAATTGTCGAAGCTGGTGGTATTTGTGCCGAAGGACCATCATCAGAAGGTGCTGGATGCCATCCTGAATGCTGGAGCAGGGGCAATCGGCAACTATAGTCATTGCAGCTTCAATATCGAGGGATATGGCACATTTATTCCGGGAGAAGGTACCGATCCTTATATCGGAGAAAAAGGTAAGATGGAACGTGCCGAGGAGATTCGTATTGAGACCATCGTCCCGCACACCATCCGCAATAAAGTGGTGCAGGCTATGCTCAAGGCTCATCCTTATGAAGAGGTTGCCTATGATTTGTACTCGATGGATCTTAAAGGTCGAAGCTTAGGACTTGGACGAGTAGGAAAGCTCAAAGAGCCTACAACACTCGGACAATTCATTGAGACGGTAAAAAAAGGTCTGAAGGTAGACCATGTACGTGTGGTTGGTGATTTGGATCGTCCGATTCGTAAAGCCGCTGTTCTGGGCGGCTCTGGTGGAAAGTATTATAACAGTGCTATTTTCCGCGGAGCGGATGTGCTGGTTACGGGGGATCTTGATTACCATACAGCACAGGATGCCGTGTTGGCTGGTATCACTCTGATTGATCCCGGACACAATGCGGAGAAGATCATGAAGGAGAAAGTAGCAGAGTGGATGACTAGTAAACTGGTTGAACATAAGTATGCTACAGCTGTACATGTTTCGAAGGTGAATACGGAGCCATTTAAGTTCCTTTAA
- a CDS encoding class I SAM-dependent methyltransferase gives MKLSDRLQQLLKQIPQGSRLADIGSDHALLPVAAVESGKAVFAVAGEVNPGPFDAACKGVAEAGLGKVISVRRGDGLEVLEPGEVNCITIAGMGGALIASILDRGQSQGKLKDVTTLVLQPNVGEDILRRWLLNNDWVLVAESILEEDGKLYEVLTAVPEDANAGITNANVYREVTLGDSAMVRGQDTLLQMGPYLLQTPNDVFFAKWQGEIQKLEGILRSLSRSELESAENKRKLIQAQIKEITEVLECLPKDKQ, from the coding sequence GTGAAATTATCAGATCGCCTTCAGCAATTGCTGAAGCAAATTCCGCAAGGAAGCAGGTTGGCAGACATCGGCTCTGATCATGCGCTGCTTCCTGTGGCTGCTGTAGAAAGCGGTAAGGCTGTATTTGCAGTAGCAGGTGAGGTAAACCCGGGTCCTTTTGATGCTGCTTGTAAAGGCGTTGCAGAGGCTGGACTAGGGAAGGTGATCTCGGTGCGTCGAGGGGATGGCCTTGAGGTACTGGAACCTGGTGAAGTTAATTGTATCACGATCGCTGGCATGGGAGGGGCTTTAATTGCCTCGATTTTAGACCGTGGTCAGAGTCAAGGGAAGCTAAAGGATGTTACAACACTGGTACTTCAGCCGAATGTGGGCGAGGATATTTTGCGCCGCTGGCTACTAAATAATGACTGGGTTCTTGTAGCTGAAAGTATTCTTGAAGAAGACGGCAAGCTGTATGAAGTATTGACAGCTGTACCAGAGGATGCAAATGCTGGAATTACGAATGCGAATGTATATCGAGAGGTAACGTTAGGGGATTCCGCTATGGTTCGTGGTCAGGATACTTTGCTCCAGATGGGACCTTATCTGCTCCAAACGCCGAATGATGTGTTTTTTGCCAAGTGGCAGGGAGAGATTCAGAAATTGGAAGGCATTCTGAGATCGTTGTCACGTTCAGAACTTGAATCTGCGGAGAATAAACGGAAATTAATTCAAGCACAGATCAAGGAGATTACGGAGGTGCTAGAATGTTTGCCAAAGGACAAACAGTAA